From Streptomyces sp. HUAS MG91, the proteins below share one genomic window:
- the ligA gene encoding NAD-dependent DNA ligase LigA — MAAASAGKKAETESSVPATARDEHAQLAEQIEEHRFRYYVKDAPVVSDAEFDRLLRSLEALEEQYSELRTPDSPTQKVAGNYATEFTSVEHRERMLSLDNAFDDLELAAWAERVHKDVGASGYHFLCELKIDGLAVNLTYEHGRLTRAATRGDGRVGEDITPNVRTIAEIPDRLQGERVPDLVEIRGEVFFPMEKFEELNARLVEAGDKPFANPRNAAAGSLRQKDPRVTATRPLRMVVHGIGAREGFDIARLSEAYDLLREWGLPTAKHNRVVDDLDGVRKFIAYYGENRHSVEHEIDGAVIKLDEIPLQGRLGSTARAPRWAIAWKFPPEEVNTKLVNIRVGVGRTGRVTPYAQVEPVTVAGSEVEFATLHNQEIVKKKGVLIGDTVVIRKAGDVIPEILGPVVDLRDGSEYEFEMPAECPECGTPLRAMKEGDIDLRCPNARTCPAQLRERLFYLGGRQCLDIENFGAVAAAALTAPLEPAEPPLTDEGDLFDLTIEQLLPIKAYVLDPDSGLPKRDPKTGEDKVVTVFANQKGEPRKNALSMLENIAAAKDRPLARVINGLSIRHVGPVAAEALAREFRSVDRIDQATEEELAATDGVGGIIAASVKQWFAEDWHREILRKWRDAGVRMEEEGAGEDEGPRPLEGLTVVVTGTLENFTRDGAKDALQSRGAKVTGSVSKKTSFVVVGDNPGSKYDKAMQVKVPVLDEAGFAVLLDQGPDAAAELALPAEEPTEE; from the coding sequence GTGGCTGCCGCAAGCGCTGGAAAGAAGGCGGAGACCGAGAGCTCCGTGCCCGCGACGGCGCGGGACGAGCACGCCCAGCTGGCCGAGCAGATCGAAGAGCACCGCTTCCGGTACTACGTGAAGGACGCGCCGGTCGTCTCCGACGCCGAGTTCGACAGGCTGCTGCGCTCCCTCGAAGCGCTCGAGGAGCAGTACTCCGAGCTGCGCACCCCCGACTCGCCGACCCAGAAGGTCGCGGGCAACTACGCCACGGAGTTCACGTCCGTGGAGCACCGCGAGCGCATGCTCTCGCTCGACAACGCCTTCGACGACCTGGAGTTGGCGGCCTGGGCCGAGCGCGTCCACAAGGACGTCGGCGCGTCCGGCTATCACTTCCTGTGCGAGCTGAAGATCGACGGCCTCGCGGTCAACCTGACGTACGAGCACGGGCGGCTGACCCGCGCGGCCACCCGCGGCGACGGCCGCGTCGGCGAGGACATCACGCCCAACGTCCGCACGATCGCCGAGATCCCCGACCGACTCCAGGGCGAGCGCGTCCCGGACCTCGTCGAGATCCGCGGTGAGGTCTTCTTCCCGATGGAGAAGTTCGAGGAGCTGAACGCCCGGCTGGTCGAGGCCGGCGACAAGCCCTTCGCCAACCCGCGCAACGCGGCGGCGGGTTCACTCCGCCAGAAGGACCCCCGGGTCACCGCGACCCGCCCGCTGCGCATGGTCGTGCACGGCATCGGCGCCCGCGAGGGCTTCGACATCGCCCGCCTGTCGGAGGCGTACGACCTGCTGCGCGAGTGGGGCCTGCCCACCGCGAAGCACAACAGAGTGGTCGACGACCTCGACGGCGTACGGAAGTTCATCGCGTACTACGGGGAGAACCGGCACTCCGTCGAGCACGAGATCGACGGCGCCGTCATCAAGCTCGACGAGATCCCGCTCCAGGGCCGGCTCGGCTCCACCGCGCGCGCCCCGCGCTGGGCCATCGCCTGGAAGTTCCCGCCCGAAGAGGTCAACACCAAGCTGGTCAACATCCGGGTCGGCGTGGGCCGCACCGGCCGCGTCACCCCGTACGCGCAGGTCGAGCCGGTGACGGTGGCGGGCTCCGAGGTCGAGTTCGCGACGCTGCACAACCAGGAGATCGTCAAGAAGAAGGGCGTGCTCATCGGGGACACCGTCGTCATCCGTAAGGCCGGTGACGTCATCCCCGAGATCCTCGGCCCGGTCGTCGACCTGCGCGACGGCAGCGAGTACGAGTTCGAGATGCCCGCCGAATGTCCCGAGTGCGGCACCCCGCTGCGGGCCATGAAGGAGGGCGACATCGACCTGCGGTGTCCCAACGCCCGCACCTGCCCCGCCCAGTTGCGGGAGCGGCTGTTCTATCTGGGCGGCCGGCAGTGCCTGGACATCGAGAACTTCGGGGCGGTCGCCGCCGCCGCGCTCACCGCCCCGCTGGAGCCCGCCGAGCCGCCGCTGACCGACGAGGGCGATCTGTTCGACCTCACCATCGAGCAGCTGCTGCCCATCAAGGCGTACGTCCTCGACCCCGACAGCGGCCTGCCCAAGCGGGACCCGAAGACCGGTGAGGACAAGGTCGTCACGGTCTTCGCCAACCAGAAGGGCGAGCCGCGGAAGAACGCGCTGTCGATGCTGGAGAACATCGCAGCCGCCAAGGACCGGCCGCTCGCCCGCGTCATCAACGGCCTCTCCATCCGGCACGTGGGCCCCGTCGCGGCCGAGGCACTGGCCCGCGAGTTCCGCTCCGTCGACCGCATCGACCAGGCCACAGAGGAGGAGCTGGCCGCCACCGATGGCGTAGGCGGGATCATCGCCGCCTCCGTGAAGCAGTGGTTCGCCGAGGACTGGCATCGGGAGATTCTGCGGAAATGGCGTGATGCCGGTGTGCGCATGGAGGAGGAAGGGGCCGGTGAGGACGAGGGGCCGCGCCCGCTCGAAGGCCTCACCGTCGTCGTCACCGGCACCCTGGAGAACTTCACCCGGGACGGCGCGAAGGACGCCCTGCAGAGCAGAGGTGCCAAGGTGACAGGTTCCGTTTCCAAGAAGACGTCCTTTGTCGTTGTCGGGGACAACCCGGGATCCAAATACGACAAGGCCATGCAGGTGAAGGTTCCGGTTCTGGACGAGGCCGGCTTCGCCGTGCTCCTCGACCAAGGTCCCGACGCCGCCGCCGAACTGGCGCTTCCCGCCGAGGAACCGACTGAGGAGTAG
- a CDS encoding SDR family oxidoreductase → MTSTATHVITGAGSGIGAAVARRLHARGDDLVLHARDAGRAKELAAEFPGARTLVGDLADPDRLSWAFSHQTLPDRVDSLLHIAGVVDLGPVGELTPKAWRHQLNVNLVAPAELTRHFLPQLRLAQGHVVFVNSGAGLRASPDWAAYAASKHGLKALADSLRQEEHDNGVRVTSVYPGRTASPMQAKVHQQEGKEYDAARWIDPESMATTIVMALDLPRDAEVNDLTVRPGR, encoded by the coding sequence ATGACCAGCACTGCCACTCACGTGATCACCGGCGCCGGCTCCGGCATCGGCGCCGCCGTCGCCCGCCGTCTGCACGCGCGCGGGGACGACCTCGTCCTCCACGCGCGCGACGCGGGCCGCGCCAAGGAACTCGCCGCCGAGTTCCCCGGCGCCCGCACCCTCGTCGGCGACCTGGCCGACCCGGACAGGCTGTCCTGGGCGTTCTCCCACCAGACGCTGCCCGACCGGGTCGACTCGCTGCTGCACATCGCCGGCGTCGTCGACCTGGGACCGGTGGGCGAGCTGACCCCGAAGGCCTGGCGCCACCAGCTCAACGTCAACCTCGTCGCCCCCGCCGAGCTGACCCGCCACTTCCTGCCCCAACTGCGGCTCGCCCAGGGGCACGTGGTGTTCGTGAACTCCGGCGCCGGGCTGCGGGCGAGCCCCGACTGGGCCGCGTACGCCGCCTCCAAGCACGGCCTGAAGGCACTCGCCGACTCGCTGCGCCAGGAGGAGCACGACAACGGCGTACGGGTCACGTCCGTCTACCCCGGCCGCACCGCCAGCCCCATGCAGGCCAAGGTGCACCAGCAGGAGGGCAAGGAATACGACGCGGCCCGCTGGATCGACCCCGAGTCGATGGCCACCACCATCGTCATGGCCCTCGACCTCCCGCGCGACGCCGAGGTCAACGACCTGACGGTCCGCCCGGGACGCTGA
- a CDS encoding methionine synthase, producing MSEKSDFKWGPATGVGSMPGGDAREAAKTVTGSFEDFPFLAELPARGPGADMIGRTAGLLVDLYARVEPSGWRIGDRPGRDTRRARSWLGEDLDALEEFTQGYEGPLKVQAVGPWTLAAALELRNGEAALSDPGACRDLAGSLAEGLRTHLADLRRRVPGARLVLQLDEPSLIAVLRGQVRTASEYRTHRAVDRQVVESALRDVLGVHADGPTVVHSCAPDVPFALLRRAGADAISFDFSLLTERDDEAIGEAVEGGTRLFAGVVPGVDAPLSDPAGSVMGVRTLWRRLGLNPGSLAESVVVTPSCGLAGASPAYARAALAHCARAARSLADNPE from the coding sequence GTGAGCGAAAAGAGCGACTTCAAGTGGGGACCGGCGACCGGCGTCGGGTCGATGCCCGGCGGTGACGCCCGGGAGGCCGCCAAGACCGTCACCGGCAGCTTCGAGGACTTCCCGTTCCTCGCCGAGCTGCCCGCGCGCGGGCCCGGCGCCGACATGATCGGCAGAACCGCGGGACTCCTCGTCGACCTGTACGCGCGCGTGGAGCCCAGCGGCTGGCGGATCGGCGACCGGCCCGGGCGCGACACCAGGCGCGCCCGGTCGTGGCTGGGCGAAGACCTCGACGCGCTGGAGGAGTTCACCCAGGGCTACGAGGGACCGCTCAAGGTGCAGGCCGTCGGGCCGTGGACCCTCGCCGCCGCGCTGGAGCTGCGCAACGGCGAGGCCGCGCTCTCCGACCCGGGCGCCTGCCGCGACCTCGCGGGCTCGCTCGCCGAGGGCCTGCGCACCCACCTCGCCGACCTGCGCCGCCGCGTCCCCGGCGCCCGGCTCGTGCTCCAGCTCGACGAGCCCTCCCTCATCGCCGTGCTGCGCGGACAGGTCAGGACCGCGAGCGAGTACCGCACCCACCGCGCCGTCGACCGGCAGGTCGTGGAGAGCGCCCTGCGCGACGTCCTCGGCGTCCACGCCGACGGACCCACCGTCGTCCACTCCTGCGCCCCCGACGTCCCGTTCGCACTGCTGCGCAGGGCCGGCGCCGACGCGATCTCCTTCGACTTCTCGCTCCTCACCGAGCGTGACGACGAGGCGATCGGCGAGGCCGTCGAAGGCGGCACCCGACTCTTCGCCGGTGTCGTACCCGGCGTGGACGCTCCATTGTCGGACCCTGCCGGTAGCGTCATGGGTGTCAGGACGCTGTGGCGCAGGCTGGGGCTGAATCCGGGGTCGCTCGCGGAGTCGGTCGTGGTCACGCCGTCGTGCGGACTCGCGGGCGCCTCGCCCGCGTACGCCCGCGCGGCGCTCGCCCACTGCGCCCGGGCGGCGAGATCACTCGCGGACAACCCTGAGTGA